Proteins from one Candidatus Marinimicrobia bacterium CG08_land_8_20_14_0_20_45_22 genomic window:
- a CDS encoding diaminopimelate epimerase, which translates to MQIHFWKITAAGNDFVLIDDRPALFQSNAPALAQKFCDRRFGIGGDGTIFIRNYPECDFEMAYFNPDGSGPAMCGNGSRAAVLFVHDNAICVKGSYRFLAADGEHSGVYKNGNVAITVRKPIELKIETFNGNEVFRVDTGVPHLVVLTKNLAQIDIRNIAPKLRKTFDANVNFIEQNKDGRWAIRTYERGVEDETLACGTGATAAAYMVSKLFDQTFPIRLIARGGELQIDETNDTFWLSGPTKSVFTGTIEINL; encoded by the coding sequence ATGCAGATTCACTTCTGGAAAATTACAGCCGCCGGCAACGATTTCGTTCTCATCGACGATCGACCAGCGCTTTTTCAGTCAAATGCGCCGGCACTCGCACAAAAATTCTGCGACAGACGATTCGGAATCGGCGGCGACGGAACGATTTTTATCCGAAACTATCCGGAATGCGACTTTGAGATGGCGTACTTCAATCCGGACGGTTCGGGACCGGCGATGTGCGGAAACGGCAGTCGCGCGGCGGTTCTTTTCGTTCACGACAACGCGATTTGTGTCAAAGGATCGTACCGTTTTTTGGCGGCAGACGGCGAACATTCCGGCGTTTACAAAAACGGAAATGTCGCGATTACCGTTCGCAAACCCATCGAATTAAAAATTGAAACGTTCAATGGGAACGAGGTTTTTCGGGTCGATACCGGCGTGCCGCATTTAGTAGTTTTAACAAAAAATCTGGCGCAGATCGATATTCGGAATATCGCACCGAAACTCCGAAAAACCTTCGATGCCAATGTAAATTTCATCGAACAGAACAAAGATGGACGATGGGCGATTCGGACTTATGAGCGCGGCGTCGAGGATGAAACCTTGGCCTGCGGAACCGGCGCAACGGCGGCGGCTTATATGGTCTCGAAATTGTTCGATCAGACGTTTCCAATCCGATTAATCGCCCGTGGCGGCGAGTTGCAAATCGATGAAACAAATGATACATTTTGGCTGAGCGGACCAACAAAATCCGTTTTTACCGGCACGATTGAAATTAACCTTTAA
- a CDS encoding sodium-translocating pyrophosphatase, with protein MSLKYMFLIAPIGSIIALIAAYIFHKMMLKSDPGNEKMQKIAGAVRKGAFSYIKQQYKIVMLVFVAIFVVFLFMSYVLHVQNKWVPFSFLTGGFFSGLAGFFGLNTATLASNRTAEGARKSLNAGLRIAFRSGAVMGLVVVGLGLFDISMWFTILYWLVPRLGYQAMSLAAITTTMLTFGMGASLQALFARVGGGIFTKAADVGADLVGKIEAGIPEDDPRNPATIADNVGDNVGDVAGMGADLYESYCGSILATAALGVAAFSGSPFEKVLAALLAPMIIAGAGNLFSVLGAFAVRTGEKADQRSLLKALARGVNLSVVLITIFTVGLLYLLKLPMGIAGSVITGLLTGWTIGKLTEYYTSQSYKPTRWIADQAKTGPATVIIGGLSTGMISTGFPVIVTGIGIGLAYAFAGGFSTAPNHINLGLYGISFASIGMLSTLGITLATDAYGPIADNAGGNAEMSDLPKEVRQRTDALDSLGNTTAATGKGFAIGSAALTAMALIAAYIEEIKAQFSHIITDGVLIKELLTSLNISFDPNASLASLREIVASTVTLTNWVDYYNITLLNPRVIIGAFLGSMITFVFAALAMKAVGRSAGSMVEEVRRQFREKPGIMEGTDEPDYERCVSISTKGAQHEMVLPSLLVVTVPVIAGLVLGVAGVLGVLFGGLTTGFVLAITLNNAGGAWDNAKKYIEEGNLGGKGSYAHKAAVVGDTVGDPCKDTAGPCLNIVIKLMSTVSIVTVGLAVKFGPVIGQLIGIGSR; from the coding sequence ATGAGTTTGAAATATATGTTTCTGATTGCGCCGATTGGTTCGATTATCGCGCTGATTGCCGCATACATTTTTCACAAAATGATGCTAAAAAGCGATCCCGGCAACGAGAAGATGCAGAAAATCGCCGGCGCTGTCCGAAAAGGCGCCTTCTCTTACATTAAGCAACAATACAAAATCGTTATGCTGGTGTTTGTAGCCATTTTTGTCGTTTTTCTCTTCATGTCCTATGTTCTGCATGTTCAGAATAAGTGGGTGCCTTTCTCGTTTTTGACGGGCGGTTTTTTTTCCGGATTGGCGGGATTTTTCGGGTTGAATACGGCGACGCTGGCGTCCAATCGAACAGCAGAGGGCGCACGGAAATCTTTGAACGCCGGCTTGAGAATCGCTTTCCGCTCCGGTGCCGTAATGGGTCTAGTTGTTGTTGGACTTGGACTGTTTGACATATCGATGTGGTTCACGATTTTGTATTGGTTAGTTCCACGACTCGGGTATCAGGCGATGAGCCTCGCTGCGATTACGACGACGATGCTGACTTTTGGAATGGGCGCATCATTGCAAGCACTTTTCGCACGTGTCGGCGGCGGAATTTTCACCAAAGCGGCTGACGTCGGCGCCGATCTCGTCGGGAAAATCGAGGCCGGAATTCCAGAGGATGATCCGCGCAATCCTGCGACGATTGCGGACAATGTCGGCGATAATGTTGGTGATGTTGCCGGAATGGGCGCTGATCTGTACGAATCTTATTGCGGTTCGATTCTAGCGACTGCCGCGCTGGGTGTCGCGGCATTTAGCGGTTCGCCTTTCGAAAAAGTTTTAGCCGCTTTGTTGGCTCCGATGATTATAGCCGGTGCTGGAAATCTATTTTCCGTTCTTGGCGCTTTCGCGGTTCGGACGGGTGAAAAAGCAGACCAACGTTCGCTTCTCAAGGCTCTTGCCCGTGGCGTTAACCTGAGTGTTGTCCTGATTACGATATTTACCGTTGGCTTGCTTTACCTGCTGAAATTGCCAATGGGTATCGCCGGTTCCGTCATTACCGGATTGCTCACAGGCTGGACGATTGGTAAACTCACAGAATATTACACGTCGCAGTCTTATAAGCCGACGCGCTGGATCGCCGATCAGGCGAAGACGGGTCCAGCCACGGTGATCATCGGCGGTTTATCTACGGGAATGATTTCAACTGGATTTCCGGTCATTGTGACTGGCATCGGAATCGGTTTGGCTTATGCCTTTGCTGGTGGTTTTAGTACCGCTCCGAATCATATCAATCTTGGCTTGTACGGAATCAGTTTTGCGTCAATCGGGATGCTTTCGACGCTGGGAATCACATTGGCGACGGATGCTTATGGACCCATTGCTGATAATGCGGGCGGAAATGCCGAAATGAGCGATTTGCCGAAAGAAGTTCGTCAAAGAACCGACGCTCTGGATTCATTGGGCAACACGACTGCCGCGACCGGAAAAGGCTTTGCCATCGGTTCGGCGGCTTTGACGGCAATGGCGCTGATTGCGGCGTACATCGAGGAAATCAAGGCGCAGTTTTCGCATATTATCACGGACGGAGTCCTGATTAAAGAATTACTAACGAGTTTGAACATTTCCTTCGATCCGAACGCTTCTCTCGCATCTCTGCGCGAAATTGTCGCCAGCACTGTAACGCTGACCAATTGGGTCGATTATTACAACATTACATTGCTTAATCCGCGCGTGATTATTGGTGCGTTTCTCGGATCGATGATCACATTCGTATTCGCCGCGCTTGCGATGAAAGCCGTTGGGCGCTCCGCTGGAAGTATGGTTGAAGAAGTTCGCCGTCAATTCCGCGAAAAACCGGGCATCATGGAAGGCACAGATGAGCCGGATTACGAGCGGTGTGTTTCTATCAGCACGAAAGGTGCTCAGCATGAAATGGTTTTACCATCATTGTTAGTGGTCACCGTTCCGGTCATAGCCGGATTGGTTCTCGGCGTCGCGGGCGTTCTCGGCGTGTTGTTCGGCGGGCTCACAACCGGTTTTGTGCTGGCGATCACGCTAAACAATGCGGGCGGAGCATGGGACAATGCCAAGAAATATATCGAAGAAGGCAACCTCGGCGGAAAAGGTTCGTACGCGCACAAAGCCGCCGTCGTGGGCGATACGGTCGGCGATCCGTGCAAAGATACCGCCGGTCCCTGCCTGAATATCGTCATTAAACTGATGTCCACAGTTTCGATTGTAACTGTCGGATTGGCTGTGAAGTTCGGTCCTGTGATCGGTCAGTTGATCGGAATCGGTTCCCGGTAA
- a CDS encoding 8-amino-7-oxononanoate synthase: MDLFKKCFEYTAVKEAKSRGYYPYFIPFSGGDDTVMIYNGEPKIMIGSNNYLGLTHHPAVISAAEKALHEYGTGRTGSRFLNGTLDIHEAFEKELAEFVEKEAALIFSTGFLVNLGVISSLLGKTDAVIIDKLDHASIVDGCLLSGAGIHRYRHNDMASLEKTLAGISEKSGKLVIVDGIFSMEGDIAKIPEICPIVQKYGARLMVDDAHSIGVLGPKGNGTAAHFGLTSQVDLIMGTFSKSFGAVGGFVAGNADVIDYIKHNSRAMIFTASLPPSVLSGVRAALQIIQSEPERRQRLIEIGNYMRKEYRSMGFDTSTSETPVIPIIIGDNMKTFTFWKRLFNEGIYTNAIISPAVPGNSSRLRTSYIATHRQEQLDFVLEKFHKIGKELAII, from the coding sequence ATGGATTTGTTTAAAAAATGCTTTGAATATACAGCCGTAAAAGAGGCTAAATCCAGGGGATATTATCCCTATTTTATACCTTTTTCCGGCGGAGACGATACCGTCATGATTTACAACGGCGAGCCTAAAATCATGATCGGATCGAACAACTATCTCGGACTGACCCACCACCCAGCAGTCATTTCAGCGGCGGAAAAAGCTTTGCATGAATACGGCACCGGCAGAACCGGCAGTCGCTTCCTGAACGGAACGCTTGACATTCACGAGGCGTTCGAGAAGGAGTTGGCGGAATTTGTCGAAAAGGAAGCCGCTTTGATTTTTTCCACCGGCTTTTTAGTGAATCTCGGCGTCATTTCGTCGCTGTTAGGGAAAACCGACGCAGTCATCATCGACAAATTGGACCACGCCAGCATCGTTGACGGATGCCTGCTTTCAGGAGCCGGTATTCATCGTTATCGACACAACGATATGGCGAGTCTCGAAAAAACATTGGCGGGCATTTCAGAAAAATCTGGAAAACTCGTTATCGTTGACGGTATTTTTTCGATGGAAGGCGACATTGCTAAGATTCCCGAAATTTGCCCGATCGTTCAAAAATACGGCGCGCGGTTGATGGTGGACGACGCGCATTCGATAGGTGTTCTGGGGCCTAAAGGCAACGGCACGGCGGCGCATTTTGGACTGACTTCTCAGGTCGATCTGATTATGGGAACATTCTCTAAATCGTTTGGCGCGGTCGGCGGTTTCGTCGCAGGAAATGCCGACGTCATCGATTACATTAAACACAATTCGCGGGCAATGATTTTCACCGCCAGTCTGCCTCCCAGCGTTCTCTCCGGAGTACGCGCCGCTCTTCAGATCATCCAATCTGAACCGGAGCGCCGGCAAAGACTTATTGAAATCGGTAATTATATGCGGAAAGAATATCGCAGTATGGGATTCGATACTTCGACAAGCGAAACGCCCGTCATTCCAATCATCATCGGCGATAATATGAAAACTTTCACGTTCTGGAAAAGGCTATTTAACGAAGGAATTTACACAAACGCCATCATCAGCCCAGCTGTGCCGGGAAATTCTTCTCGTCTCAGAACCAGTTATATTGCGACGCATCGTCAGGAACAGTTGGATTTTGTGCTGGAAAAATTTCATAAAATCGGCAAAGAATTGGCGATTATTTGA